Genomic DNA from Anabrus simplex isolate iqAnaSimp1 chromosome 9, ASM4041472v1, whole genome shotgun sequence:
TTCACCAAAAAATCCTTCTTCCCCGCGAAGTACTAACTCATCAAGCAGAACCCCTCCAAATTCACCTAGAAATCAAGCAAAATCACCCGATGACAAAGCACCGTCTAAACGTCCTACCATTTCTCCTAAAGGGAAAGATAAATCTCCGAAAACTACATCATCTCCACGTCCATCCTCAGAAGTATATGATACCTTGCCCAAGGAAGAAATACTAGAGAAATCGATTCCTGAGGAAATGAAATTAACCACAGAACAGTCTACCACTGACGAGTCATCTATTTGCACCCGTATCAAACAAGAAGTGCCAGATTCCCTACCCGATGTGAAAAATGACAGTGTCGGTGATCAACCTACTGATGAAATATTCCGAGATCCATCTACTTTTGATTTCTTGTCAGCAATAAAATCTTGTAACACAGGTATAGACCTCAGAAAGAATTCCTTGTACATGAAATTCGATCCTTTGGTTGGTGCGGTTAGCGATTCTGACGCTGGCTCGAAATCCAGTGTCTTTAACACCGATTTCGAGTCTCGCCTCAATATTGAGAGCAGTGGTGATACTGTGAAACAGAGTTATGACTCTAAAGCACTGGCTATCATTGataatttaatttcgttttctGAATCACAGCCACGGTCTCACGATTACCAGCACGGGATGCCGGAGCCTTGTGAAGGCCTCAAGAACATCTCGTACATATTACAGGAATTGAAGACGATGAAGGACCTACATACGCAGGAGAATAATTCACTCAGAACTCAGCTAGCGTCTGTATTAGCCGAGTACGAAATTAGCAAGAAAGAAATTGATCGCAAAACGAAATTGGCAGTTCAAGCTGACGAAGAGATAATGATGATGCGTGAAGTCATGGATGAGTACGAAAAAACTATCAGGCGCCTCGTTTGTGAAAAAGAAGAAATGGAAGCTGCacacaagatgaaggttgatgctCTTGAGGACGAAATGAAACGCATAACGGAGCATCTGAAAGTATCAGAAATATCCTTCAATGACCTGTACAAGAAATATGAAACCACTAAAAAGGTAATCGAAGACATGAAAGAGAACGAAAATCTTTTAAAGGCTCAGTTAAACAAATACGAAGAAGAaattattaaaaatgaagaaaagtacCAAATTTTGAAACAGCATGCTATGGATGAGTTATCAAATGCAAATAGAGTGATAGAAGCTGCAAAACGAGAGCATCTCATCGAGAAGACTAAATTAGAAGCAATGTTGCGGAAAGCAGAACTTACAAGCAGCACTTTGGAAGAAACACTGGAACAGAAGAAGAAAGAGAGCCAGGAACTGGTTAGTATATGCGAGGATCTCATCAGCAAAGTGGGGAAGTAATATGGTATTCTCGTCACAATTCTTAATCACTTTTTCAGATTGACATTGTTTAAAGTCATTCATTGACGTTGTAAAATCTGTTTGGAATTACTATAGAACATTAAAGAGCATGAATGGCATGTATTCCGTTAAATAATATTAACCCTAACCATGTACAAAATACTTCAGTATAGTTTATTCTCATTGCGCGAGTATGTGTAATGCGAAGTGCTTGCTGTTGTTTGTAGTTCAGAGACGAGAGGTAGACAAGACCAGAAGAGGTGCTGTCTGCCGACTCAAGTTCACT
This window encodes:
- the LOC136880909 gene encoding transforming acidic coiled-coil-containing protein 3 codes for the protein MTATSFRPTDFLAAEAATIVQEIGRTSEKIGEDNSEEGILSISDTENDDVMDGIVNLFLSQLSVRASPNCSPSSTNPTRMNSDSALCIKDSDSHSLLNKSTLSSSVITEVIHKESPMKKVNKNKSMNVKSSPTRSPKNPSSPRSTNSSSRTPPNSPRNQAKSPDDKAPSKRPTISPKGKDKSPKTTSSPRPSSEVYDTLPKEEILEKSIPEEMKLTTEQSTTDESSICTRIKQEVPDSLPDVKNDSVGDQPTDEIFRDPSTFDFLSAIKSCNTGIDLRKNSLYMKFDPLVGAVSDSDAGSKSSVFNTDFESRLNIESSGDTVKQSYDSKALAIIDNLISFSESQPRSHDYQHGMPEPCEGLKNISYILQELKTMKDLHTQENNSLRTQLASVLAEYEISKKEIDRKTKLAVQADEEIMMMREVMDEYEKTIRRLVCEKEEMEAAHKMKVDALEDEMKRITEHLKVSEISFNDLYKKYETTKKVIEDMKENENLLKAQLNKYEEEIIKNEEKYQILKQHAMDELSNANRVIEAAKREHLIEKTKLEAMLRKAELTSSTLEETLEQKKKESQELVSICEDLISKVGK